A stretch of the Papaver somniferum cultivar HN1 chromosome 6, ASM357369v1, whole genome shotgun sequence genome encodes the following:
- the LOC113291814 gene encoding nicotianamine synthase-like, giving the protein MGSLGSLNSCNEEELLIQNVSEIYNNLSTLESLKPSKDVNSLFTQLVLTCIPPSPIDVTKLSVTDQGIRSELIRLCGQAEGLLEAHYSNLLGAFDNPLDHINTFPYYTNYVKLGRLEYTILSNYITNPNPNHIAFIGSGPMPLTSIVLASNHLKTTTFHNYDIDISANALASKLVSADPDLSKRMLFHDTDIMDVTNGLYDYEVVFLAALVGLNKADKRKVIDHLAKHMAPGSLLMLRSAHGARGFLYPIVEPSDLPGFEVLAVFHPMDEVINSVLVARKIKNEVKLY; this is encoded by the coding sequence ATGGGTTCATTAGGTTCATTGAATTCATGCAACGAAGAAGAGTTGTTAATTCAGAATGTTTCTGAAATCTACAACAACTTATCAACCTTAGAGAGCCTCAAACCTTCAAAAGATGTCAACAGTCTTTTCACTCAACTGGTCCTAACTTGCATTCCACCATCTCCAATTGATGTCACCAAGTTATCAGTCACAGACCAAGGAATCCGTTCCGAACTCATTCGTCTCTGTGGGCAAGCTGAAGGCCTCCTAGAAGCTCATTATTCGAACCTTTTAGGTGCTTTCGATAACCCGCTTGATCATATCAACACCTTTCCATACTACACAAATTATGTCAAACTTGGCCGACTTGAGTACACTATACTAAGCAATTATATCACAAACCCAAATCCTAATCACATCGCGTTCATTGGTTCCGGTCCGATGCCTCTTACTTCCATTGTGTTGGCTTCAAACCACCTGAAGACCACTACCTTCCACAATTACGATATCGACATATCTGCCAATGCTTTGGCTTCTAAGTTGGTCTCTGCAGATCCTGACTTGTCGAAGCGTATGTTATTTCATGATACTGATATTATGGATGTCACCAACGGTTTATACGACTATGAAGTTGTGTTCTTGGCTGCTTTAGTTGGTTTGAACAAAGCGGATAAGCGCAAAGTTATTGATCATTTGGCTAAGCACATGGCACCAGGGTCCTTACTGATGTTGAGGAGTGCTCATGGTGCTCGTGGGTTTCTCTATCCCATTGTTGAGCCTAGTGATTTACCTGGTTTTGAGGTTCTCGCAGTTTTTCATCCAATGGACGAGGTAATAAATTCAGTGCTTGTTGCCCGTAAGATTAAGAATGAAGTGAAGCTGTACTAG
- the LOC113291815 gene encoding F-box protein CPR1-like, producing the protein MHDLVSTIVAFDISEETFKDCGIIEGPMIQPPEIYDEENNNNLGVLGGLLCLLYKEFEVRVDVWVMQEYGVKESWNKRFSITQENVTRNVSLSLIWDFKNGDQILLVGDDLLVYYDVNRKIERKVMIRWAGSLKGVDSFVPSLVSLHSDYNPLMSSLASSPTETYECDEAVQMDYLSNPSDSMLRILGSCNGLLCVYSACLPCDITIWNPSTKEYKQLPEPSNSSTYNIDYYGFAYDFKIDDYKVVRIVDYIQDQEDPINSDVEVYTLRTNAWKSIGSIPYYFPSDKYCGVIVNGALHWLGVGIDDGDDLIVAFDISEETFKGLAVVEGPMLHAPESDDEVDNNSLGVLGGSLCLLFKEYGERVDVWVMQEYGVKESWNKRFTITQDIATENYSLRLVRDFKNGGQILLMADDCIIYYDAKRDSEKEVVIPGDGIFVGGDNFVPSLVSLYSGTYVQRKTS; encoded by the exons ATGCATGATTTGGTATCTACAATAGTAGCTTTTGATATTAGTGAAGAGACATTCAAGGATTGCGGAATAATAGAAGGGCCTATGATACAACCACCAGAAATCtatgatgaggaaaataataataacttgGGTGTCTTAGGAGGGCTGCTTTGTTTACTTTACAAAGAATTTGAAGTTCGTGTTGATGTATGGGTGATGCAAGAATATGGAGTCAAGGAATCTTGGAATAAACGTTTCTCCATTACCCAAGAGAACGTTACCAGAAACGTTTCGTTGAGCCTAATATGGGACTTCAAGAACGGTGATCAGATTCTACTAGTGGGCGATGATTTGTTAGTTTATTATGATGTGAACCGTAAAATTGAGAGAAAAGTGATGATTCGTTGGGCTGGAAGTCTTAAAGGAGTAGATAGTTTTGTGCCTAGCCTAGTCTCTCTTCACTCTG ATTATAATCCATTAATGTCATCATTAGCATCATCGCCAACAGAAACATATGAATGCGATGAGGCTGTTCAGATGGATTACCTATCAAATCCTTCAGATTCTATGCTTAGGATCTTGGGCTCTTGTAATGGCTTGCTTTGCGTATACAGTGCTTGCTTACCTTGTGATATTACGATTTGGAATCCATCTACTAAGGAGTACAAGCAACTACCTGAACCATCAAACAGCTCAACCTATAACATCGATTATTATGGGTTCGCCTATGATTTCAAGATTGATGATTACAAGGTTGTAAGAATCGTGGACTATATTCAGGATCAGGAGGACCCTATTAACTCTGATGTTGAAGTTTATACGTTACGTACGAATGCATGGAAAAGCATTGGTTCCATACCGTATTATTTTCCTAGTGATAAATATTGCGGGGTGATTGTGAACGGAGCTCTTCACTGGTTAGGAGTTGGAATTGACGACGGCGATGACCTCATAGTAGCTTTTGATATTAGTGAAGAGACATTCAAAGGGTTGGCAGTAGTAGAAGGGCCTATGCTACATGCACCAGAAAGTGATGACGAGGTGGATAATAATAGCTTGGGAGTCTTAGGAGGGTCGCTTTGTTTGCTTTTCAAGGAATACGGTGAGCGTGTTGATGTATGGGTGATGCAGGAATATGGAGTCAAGGAATCTTGGAACAAACGATTCACCATTACCCAGGATATTGCTACAGAGAATTACTCGTTGAGGCTAGTACGGGACTTCAAGAATGGTGGTCAGATTCTACTGATGGCTGATGATTGCATAATTTATTATGATGCGAAACGTGATAGTGAAAAAGAAGTGGTGATTCCTGGGGATGGAATTTTTGTAGGAGGAGACAATTTTGTGCCTAGCCTAGTCTCTCTTTACTCTGGTACTTATGTGCAAAGAAAGACGAGTTAA